One Nitrospira sp. SG-bin1 genomic region harbors:
- a CDS encoding 3-oxoacyl-ACP synthase has product MKACIAGTGSYAPARVLTNADLERMVATSDEWIRERTGIRERRIAAAGEACSDLAVQAGRRALTAAGLAAAELDMILVATCTGDYPLPATACLVQHQLGATRAAACDLSAACCGFVYALSVADAYVKSGMRHVLVIGSEVMSAITDWTDRNTCVLFGDGAGAVVVSASDGARGILSTHLRSDGTLCELIMVPGGGSRTPPSEKMLTERQQYIKMKGNETFKVAVRTLEEIARTTLSANNLRVEDVDLYVPHQANVRILRAVIERLGLPIEKVLLNLDRYGNTSAASIPIALDEAVREGRIKRGSLVMLGAFGAGLTWASAVIRW; this is encoded by the coding sequence ATGAAGGCTTGTATCGCCGGAACCGGCTCCTATGCACCGGCCAGGGTCCTGACGAATGCGGATCTCGAGCGGATGGTCGCCACGTCCGACGAATGGATTCGAGAACGGACGGGCATCCGTGAGCGGCGCATCGCGGCCGCCGGAGAAGCTTGTTCGGATTTGGCGGTTCAGGCCGGGAGGCGGGCGTTGACGGCGGCGGGCCTGGCGGCCGCCGAGCTCGACATGATTTTGGTCGCCACCTGTACGGGAGATTATCCTCTCCCCGCGACAGCCTGTCTCGTCCAGCATCAACTCGGCGCGACCAGAGCCGCGGCGTGCGACCTTTCGGCCGCCTGCTGTGGATTCGTCTACGCGCTTTCGGTGGCGGATGCCTATGTGAAAAGCGGGATGCGCCATGTCCTGGTGATCGGATCAGAGGTGATGTCCGCCATTACCGATTGGACCGACCGGAACACCTGCGTGTTGTTCGGGGACGGGGCGGGGGCGGTGGTCGTCAGTGCCAGCGATGGAGCGCGAGGGATTCTCTCGACGCATCTTCGCTCCGACGGAACGCTGTGTGAACTGATCATGGTGCCGGGGGGAGGCTCACGAACTCCGCCGTCCGAAAAAATGCTTACCGAGCGTCAGCAGTACATCAAGATGAAAGGAAACGAGACTTTTAAAGTTGCGGTTCGCACTCTGGAGGAGATTGCCCGTACGACCCTGTCAGCCAACAATTTGAGGGTAGAGGATGTGGATCTCTATGTGCCGCACCAAGCCAACGTGCGAATTTTGAGGGCGGTCATCGAGCGGCTGGGTCTTCCGATTGAAAAGGTGCTCCTGAACCTCGATCGTTACGGGAATACGTCGGCCGCATCCATTCCCATTGCGTTGGACGAAGCGGTTCGCGAGGGTCGTATCAAAAGGGGCTCGTTGGTGATGCTCGGGGCATTTGGGGCAGGATTAACCTGGGCGTCTGCGGTCATCCGATGGTAA
- a CDS encoding bifunctional 5,10-methylene-tetrahydrofolate dehydrogenase/5,10-methylene-tetrahydrofolate cyclohydrolase (catalyzes the formation of 5,10-methenyltetrahydrofolate from 5,10-methylenetetrahydrofolate and subsequent formation of 10-formyltetrahydrofolate from 5,10-methenyltetrahydrofolate) gives MAAQLIDGKALAQQVRDRLAKESADLFAKKSIQPGLATILVGDDPASHVYVRNKQKACELAGIYVDDHKLSAGTTQAELLALIDKKNADPKIHGILVQLPLPKHIDSKVILEAVSPLKDADGFHPYNFGRLVEGHPVFEACTPKGVIKMIESAGVTIEGKRAVVLGRSNIVGKPLALMLLQRNATVTICHSKTRDLPAVCREAELLLVAIGKAKFVTADMVREGAVVIDVGTNKTPEGKLCGDVDFDSVSQKAGWISPVPGGVGPMTIAMLLENTVESAKRTAGVR, from the coding sequence GTGGCCGCACAACTCATTGACGGAAAAGCGCTTGCGCAACAAGTTCGTGACCGATTGGCAAAGGAATCAGCGGACCTCTTCGCGAAGAAATCGATTCAACCCGGTCTGGCGACCATTTTAGTGGGTGACGATCCCGCGTCGCATGTCTACGTACGAAACAAGCAAAAGGCCTGCGAACTGGCAGGGATCTATGTCGACGACCACAAACTTTCGGCGGGCACCACACAGGCCGAGTTATTGGCGTTGATTGATAAAAAGAATGCCGACCCCAAAATCCATGGCATTCTGGTTCAGCTTCCGCTGCCGAAACACATCGACAGCAAGGTCATTTTGGAAGCTGTTTCACCGCTCAAAGACGCGGACGGATTTCATCCCTACAATTTCGGCCGTCTGGTGGAAGGTCATCCCGTATTCGAAGCCTGTACCCCTAAGGGCGTCATTAAGATGATTGAATCCGCCGGCGTGACCATTGAAGGCAAACGGGCGGTGGTACTGGGACGGAGCAATATCGTCGGAAAACCATTGGCGCTCATGCTTCTTCAGCGCAACGCGACGGTCACGATCTGCCATTCCAAGACCAGAGATCTGCCCGCAGTGTGCCGGGAGGCGGAACTCCTGCTCGTGGCGATCGGAAAGGCGAAGTTCGTGACGGCGGACATGGTGCGCGAAGGGGCGGTGGTCATTGATGTGGGGACCAACAAGACTCCTGAAGGCAAGCTGTGCGGCGATGTCGATTTTGACTCGGTCAGCCAAAAGGCCGGTTGGATCAGTCCTGTCCCCGGCGGGGTCGGTCCGATGACTATCGCGATGCTGCTGGAAAATACCGTGGAGTCCGCCAAGCGGACGGCGGGAGTGCGATAA
- a CDS encoding 30S ribosomal protein S18, producing MDRSDNERGGGRLFQRRRPCRFCLEKAPIDFKDVGLLRNFLTERGRIVPRRISGNCMRHQRELTVAVKRARHIAIISFAEER from the coding sequence ATGGACCGAAGCGACAACGAACGTGGCGGGGGACGATTATTCCAGCGAAGGCGTCCCTGCAGATTCTGCCTGGAAAAGGCCCCGATCGACTTCAAAGACGTCGGGCTTCTTCGGAATTTTTTGACGGAACGAGGCAGGATCGTTCCGCGCCGTATTTCCGGGAATTGCATGCGTCACCAGCGTGAACTGACGGTGGCGGTCAAGCGGGCTCGGCATATCGCCATCATCAGCTTTGCCGAGGAGCGATAA
- a CDS encoding 50S ribosomal protein L32 — protein sequence MPNPKHKHSRARRDKRRTQKLRMTPPGMAVCPQCHELKLPHYTCLNCGTYKGKAVIQVEEA from the coding sequence ATGCCCAATCCCAAACATAAACATTCACGGGCGAGACGCGACAAGCGTCGTACCCAAAAACTGCGGATGACCCCGCCGGGGATGGCGGTGTGTCCGCAGTGCCACGAATTGAAGTTGCCGCATTACACTTGTTTGAACTGTGGGACTTACAAGGGCAAGGCGGTCATTCAAGTCGAAGAGGCGTGA
- a CDS encoding 5,10-methylenetetrahydrofolate reductase: MSREPQRLIDVLNRGTFAVTVEYNPPKGTNISSVLENAKQLVGRVHGVNVTDNTAAVVRAGSLPVCRLLYELGHDPVMQLTCRDRNRIAMQSDLMGAHMLGIRNILCLTGDYPTVGDHKDAKPVYDLDSVQVMQLVQGLNNGKDMAGNKLDGPTAFTIGAAVTPEADLVGPVLAKFEVKVKAGAQFFQTQAVYDPDVFAGFMKQARPFNVKVLAGILLLRNAKMAEFMNANIPGMSVPKDMIDELKAAGEKAEDVGVDIAIRTIRAVRPHCDGVHIMAIKATHRLTEIITKAELD; this comes from the coding sequence ATGAGTCGAGAGCCTCAGCGCCTCATCGATGTTCTCAACCGAGGGACGTTTGCAGTCACGGTCGAGTACAACCCTCCCAAAGGGACGAACATCTCGTCCGTTCTCGAGAATGCCAAGCAGCTTGTCGGACGTGTCCATGGCGTGAATGTGACCGACAATACGGCCGCGGTGGTCCGTGCCGGTTCCCTTCCGGTCTGTCGTCTGCTCTATGAATTGGGGCACGATCCCGTCATGCAGTTGACCTGTCGTGATCGCAATCGGATCGCCATGCAGTCCGACCTGATGGGCGCGCATATGCTGGGGATTCGGAATATCTTGTGCCTTACCGGCGATTACCCGACGGTCGGCGACCATAAGGATGCCAAACCGGTTTACGACCTCGATTCCGTCCAGGTGATGCAGCTCGTGCAGGGGTTGAATAACGGCAAAGACATGGCGGGCAACAAACTGGACGGTCCCACGGCGTTCACGATCGGTGCGGCCGTCACACCGGAGGCCGACCTGGTCGGGCCGGTGCTGGCGAAGTTCGAAGTAAAAGTGAAAGCCGGGGCCCAATTCTTTCAGACTCAGGCGGTTTATGATCCCGATGTCTTCGCCGGTTTCATGAAACAGGCGCGGCCGTTCAACGTGAAGGTCTTGGCGGGTATCCTGTTGCTGCGCAATGCGAAGATGGCGGAATTCATGAACGCCAACATCCCCGGCATGTCGGTACCGAAAGACATGATCGACGAGCTCAAGGCGGCCGGCGAGAAGGCCGAAGACGTCGGAGTCGACATCGCCATCCGGACGATCCGGGCGGTTCGGCCGCACTGCGACGGCGTGCATATCATGGCCATCAAAGCCACGCATCGGTTGACCGAGATCATCACCAAGGCGGAATTGGACTGA
- a CDS encoding 3-methyl-2-oxobutanoate hydroxymethyltransferase, with product MTILDFQQSKRERKKLAVVTAYDALFARIVEQAGIRIILVGDSLGMVVQGKPNTLTVTMDDMLYHTKLVAGVVQRALVIADMPFLSYQASTEEALRNAGRLMQAGAAAVKLEGGGVMADRIKAMTSVGIPVMGHLGMTPQSVYALGGYRVQGKADDQAAKLLQDAKAIEAAGAFALVLEAIPADLARKITQTLSISTIGIGAGPHCDGQVLVLYDLLGLFDAFIPKFVKTYAHLKADTLQALSRYKEEVEQGKFPSDSESYH from the coding sequence ATGACGATTCTCGATTTTCAGCAGTCCAAACGAGAGAGGAAGAAACTCGCCGTCGTGACGGCCTATGACGCGCTGTTCGCACGTATTGTCGAGCAAGCCGGGATTCGGATCATACTGGTTGGGGATTCGCTTGGGATGGTCGTCCAGGGAAAACCCAATACGCTGACGGTGACGATGGACGACATGTTGTATCACACCAAGCTGGTCGCCGGCGTGGTGCAGCGAGCACTGGTCATTGCAGATATGCCGTTCCTGTCCTATCAGGCGAGCACGGAGGAGGCCTTGCGTAATGCGGGCCGGTTGATGCAAGCAGGTGCCGCAGCCGTGAAGCTGGAAGGCGGCGGCGTGATGGCAGATCGCATCAAAGCCATGACTAGCGTGGGAATTCCCGTCATGGGTCACCTCGGTATGACACCGCAATCGGTCTATGCGTTGGGCGGATACAGGGTTCAGGGCAAGGCCGACGATCAAGCCGCCAAGCTGCTTCAAGATGCAAAGGCTATCGAAGCCGCCGGAGCTTTTGCTCTTGTGTTGGAAGCGATACCCGCTGATTTGGCCAGAAAGATCACACAGACACTTTCTATTTCCACCATTGGGATTGGAGCGGGTCCTCATTGCGATGGTCAAGTGCTTGTACTTTATGATCTCCTTGGACTCTTTGATGCGTTCATCCCGAAATTCGTGAAGACCTACGCACACCTCAAAGCCGACACCCTCCAAGCCCTGAGTCGTTACAAAGAGGAAGTCGAACAGGGGAAGTTCCCTTCGGATTCAGAAAGCTACCATTGA
- a CDS encoding single-stranded DNA-binding protein, whose amino-acid sequence MAGFNKVILMGNLTRNPELRYTPSGTPVASFGLAVSRRFKQGDDLKEEVCFVDIVVFGKQAEHCGQYLSKGNGAIVEGRLQQRRWETEDGQKRSKHEVVAQTVTFMPKRQDGGTGAEPPMHDEPGYEFGEES is encoded by the coding sequence GTGGCCGGATTTAACAAGGTCATCCTCATGGGGAATCTCACCCGGAACCCCGAACTCCGGTATACGCCGAGCGGGACCCCGGTGGCGAGTTTCGGTTTGGCGGTGAGCCGCCGGTTTAAGCAGGGCGATGACTTGAAGGAAGAAGTGTGCTTTGTCGACATCGTGGTGTTCGGCAAGCAGGCGGAGCATTGCGGGCAGTACCTCAGCAAGGGAAACGGCGCGATCGTCGAGGGCCGGCTACAGCAACGGCGATGGGAAACGGAAGACGGTCAAAAGCGTAGTAAACATGAAGTGGTCGCGCAGACTGTGACGTTCATGCCCAAGCGTCAAGACGGAGGAACGGGTGCGGAACCTCCGATGCACGATGAACCCGGTTATGAATTCGGCGAAGAAAGTTAA
- a CDS encoding ribonuclease III, translating to MTTASSADSSPADSFSIANYRFSNPRLLAEALTHKSYVNERRDSGRRHNERLEFLGDAVLSLIMSDHLARRYPELSEGALSKLKAKLVSETPLANAARRLDLGDRLKLGRGEDLSNGRDKASLLADTLEAIIAAIYLDGGLEASRTFTIAALADELRHIDDSHQRPGGDDYKTCFQEWCQKRYELLPRYVIVRETGPDHQKFFEVEVRVNDRVMGIGRGRSKKEAEQEAAQQALEQAEQ from the coding sequence ATGACGACGGCTTCTTCAGCCGACTCTTCTCCCGCCGATTCTTTTTCTATAGCGAATTATCGATTTTCGAACCCTCGCCTTTTGGCCGAGGCGTTGACACACAAATCATATGTGAATGAACGCCGGGACTCCGGTCGAAGACATAATGAGCGGCTAGAATTTTTGGGGGATGCCGTGTTGTCGCTCATTATGAGCGATCATCTTGCGAGGCGATATCCGGAGTTGAGCGAAGGGGCGCTCTCAAAACTCAAGGCCAAGCTCGTGAGCGAAACGCCCTTGGCGAATGCCGCCAGGCGCTTGGATCTCGGCGACAGACTGAAACTTGGTCGAGGCGAAGATCTCTCGAATGGTCGGGATAAAGCCTCGCTGCTCGCGGATACCTTGGAAGCCATCATTGCGGCCATTTATCTTGACGGAGGTTTGGAGGCGAGCCGCACCTTCACGATTGCGGCGTTGGCCGATGAACTGCGGCACATCGACGACTCTCACCAAAGACCCGGGGGAGACGATTACAAAACGTGCTTCCAAGAATGGTGTCAAAAACGGTATGAACTGTTGCCTCGGTATGTGATTGTGCGGGAAACTGGCCCCGATCATCAAAAGTTCTTTGAAGTGGAAGTTCGGGTGAATGACCGAGTGATGGGGATTGGCCGAGGACGTAGCAAAAAGGAAGCCGAACAGGAGGCGGCGCAACAAGCGCTGGAGCAGGCTGAGCAATGA
- a CDS encoding malonyl CoA-acyl carrier protein transacylase, which yields MTRGIGLVFPGQGSQLVGMGKSLYDAHPPLKALYDEASAVLGYDIAELCFTGPADRLNRTEFTQPALLVSSVAAFKLFEPIGIKPVAVAGHSLGEYSALVAAGGLSFRDAVELVQKRGRYMSEAVVTGTGLVAALLGLTAEAVKDVCHKASSVGVVAAANFNSPGQIVIAGDKAAVERAIELAKAQGCKKAIPLPVSVPVHTPLMQPAADRLAKDLAAVRWSDLSAPLVNNAEAKAISRAAEIQASLVRQLPSSVLWEDTVRTMGRMGVTTFVEIGPGTVLTGLIKRILPDARLLNVNDPKSLDTTLKAIS from the coding sequence ATGACGCGAGGAATCGGGCTGGTTTTTCCAGGACAGGGTTCGCAGTTGGTCGGGATGGGGAAGTCGCTCTATGACGCACATCCCCCATTGAAAGCCCTCTATGATGAGGCATCCGCGGTCTTGGGGTATGATATCGCCGAGTTGTGCTTCACGGGACCGGCTGATCGACTCAATCGCACGGAGTTCACCCAGCCGGCCTTACTCGTGAGCAGTGTGGCTGCCTTCAAACTGTTCGAGCCGATCGGGATCAAGCCGGTGGCGGTGGCGGGCCATAGTTTGGGTGAGTATTCGGCGCTGGTTGCGGCGGGCGGTCTGTCCTTTCGTGATGCCGTAGAGCTGGTGCAAAAGCGGGGACGCTACATGTCCGAGGCCGTGGTCACGGGAACCGGTCTTGTGGCGGCGTTATTGGGTCTCACCGCCGAGGCGGTCAAAGATGTGTGTCACAAGGCGTCGTCCGTCGGAGTCGTCGCAGCCGCAAACTTCAACTCGCCCGGGCAGATTGTTATTGCCGGCGACAAGGCGGCGGTGGAACGGGCGATTGAATTGGCCAAAGCACAAGGCTGTAAAAAGGCGATCCCTTTGCCGGTCAGTGTCCCGGTCCATACCCCGTTGATGCAGCCGGCGGCCGATCGATTGGCCAAGGATTTAGCCGCGGTTCGGTGGTCGGACCTCAGTGCCCCGCTGGTGAATAACGCCGAGGCGAAGGCGATCAGCCGGGCAGCGGAGATTCAAGCGTCGTTGGTTCGTCAGCTGCCTTCTTCGGTATTGTGGGAAGATACCGTGCGGACAATGGGAAGGATGGGAGTGACGACGTTCGTAGAAATCGGCCCTGGTACTGTCTTGACTGGCTTGATCAAGCGGATCCTTCCGGATGCAAGACTGTTGAACGTGAACGATCCGAAGTCGCTGGACACGACGCTCAAAGCCATCAGCTAA
- a CDS encoding 3-oxoacyl-[acyl-carrier-protein] reductase, which yields MSLQGKTAIVTGAAQGIGRAIAECLAQAGADIAVADLDPGRSVETVASVEKLGRKALNIKVNVADANETKAMVEQVLKAWGKVDILVNNAGITRDGLLLRMKEEDWNLVLQINLNGTFNCTKAVLQAMTKQRYGRIVNIASIVGVIGNAGQANYSASKAAVIGFTKTVGREYASRNVTVNAVAPGFIDTAMTHGLPADVKDTLLKQIPLGRLGTPADIAAAVRFLVSEEAAYITGHVLHVNGGMLMV from the coding sequence ATGTCACTACAAGGAAAAACAGCCATCGTCACCGGCGCCGCGCAAGGCATCGGTCGGGCCATTGCGGAATGTCTCGCGCAAGCCGGGGCGGACATTGCCGTGGCCGATCTCGATCCCGGTCGTTCCGTGGAGACGGTCGCTTCCGTCGAGAAGCTCGGGCGAAAGGCGCTGAACATCAAGGTCAACGTGGCCGACGCCAATGAAACCAAGGCGATGGTCGAGCAAGTTTTGAAGGCGTGGGGGAAAGTGGATATCCTGGTCAACAATGCCGGGATCACGCGCGACGGCTTGTTGTTGCGGATGAAAGAAGAGGATTGGAATCTGGTGCTTCAGATCAACCTGAACGGGACGTTCAACTGCACGAAGGCGGTCTTGCAGGCGATGACCAAGCAGCGGTATGGTCGCATCGTCAACATCGCCTCGATCGTGGGGGTGATCGGGAACGCGGGTCAAGCCAATTATTCGGCCTCGAAGGCGGCGGTCATCGGGTTTACAAAAACCGTCGGGCGGGAATATGCCAGCCGCAACGTCACGGTGAATGCGGTGGCGCCCGGGTTCATCGACACCGCCATGACTCATGGACTACCGGCTGATGTGAAAGATACGTTATTGAAACAAATCCCGTTGGGACGGCTTGGTACGCCGGCGGATATTGCGGCGGCCGTGCGGTTTTTGGTGTCAGAGGAAGCGGCCTACATCACCGGCCATGTCTTACACGTGAACGGCGGGATGTTGATGGTATAA
- a CDS encoding peptidylprolyl isomerase: MKTKFGDIEIKFYPDVAPKHVENFIKLAKSGFYNGTIFHRVIPGFMIQGGDPNTKDTLKKDIYGQGGPGHTVKAEFSDTPHKRGIVSMARAADPDSAGSQFFIVVEDSRFLDHKYSVFGEVTKGIGVADKIVNLPRDERDNPKERVEMTVTIVE; this comes from the coding sequence ATCAAAACGAAATTCGGCGATATCGAAATCAAATTCTATCCGGATGTCGCGCCGAAACATGTTGAAAATTTCATCAAACTAGCAAAGTCTGGATTTTACAATGGGACGATTTTTCACCGTGTCATTCCCGGTTTCATGATTCAAGGGGGAGACCCCAATACGAAGGACACGCTCAAGAAAGATATCTATGGCCAAGGCGGGCCAGGGCATACCGTCAAGGCGGAGTTCAGTGATACTCCGCACAAACGCGGGATTGTCTCCATGGCGAGAGCAGCCGACCCGGATTCAGCCGGCTCTCAGTTCTTCATCGTCGTCGAGGACTCGCGATTCTTGGATCACAAATATTCGGTCTTCGGAGAAGTCACGAAGGGAATCGGCGTCGCCGACAAGATCGTCAACCTGCCGCGCGATGAACGGGATAATCCTAAAGAGCGTGTGGAGATGACGGTCACGATTGTGGAGTAG
- a CDS encoding phosphate acyltransferase produces MKIALDAVGGDHGPAPCVEGALQAVKTFDVEVILVGDETVLKQECARQSGHDSRLTIRHASQVVEMHESPAAVARKKRDSSIWVATELVKNGQADAVVSPGNTGASMVASFFVLGLIKGVERPAIATSLPTLSGEAIMLDVGANVDCTAKHLEQFAVMGHEYGKHLLGKPNPRIGLLSIGEEDSKGNEVTKEAFKLLKGSSMNFVGNVEGRDVYSGIADIVVCDGFIGNVALKISEGVAEMIKRLLLKEISGHFLGRLAYPLIAGPLMNLKRKIDYAEFGGAPLLGVNGITMICHGRSSAKAIKNAIRRAKGMAEGGVRELIQRDIEESRSRPPVDIET; encoded by the coding sequence ATGAAGATCGCGCTCGACGCGGTGGGGGGCGACCATGGCCCCGCGCCCTGTGTCGAGGGCGCTTTGCAAGCGGTGAAGACATTCGATGTCGAGGTCATTCTCGTCGGCGACGAGACCGTTCTGAAACAGGAGTGTGCGCGTCAGTCCGGTCACGATTCCCGCCTCACCATTCGGCATGCGTCCCAGGTCGTCGAAATGCACGAGTCGCCGGCCGCCGTCGCCCGGAAAAAGCGGGACTCGTCGATTTGGGTTGCGACCGAGTTGGTGAAAAACGGCCAGGCCGACGCGGTCGTGAGCCCCGGTAACACCGGGGCGAGCATGGTGGCGTCGTTCTTCGTGTTGGGACTGATAAAAGGAGTGGAGAGGCCCGCCATTGCCACCAGTCTCCCGACGTTGAGCGGGGAAGCGATCATGCTCGATGTGGGGGCCAACGTCGATTGCACCGCCAAACATCTCGAGCAGTTCGCCGTGATGGGCCATGAGTACGGGAAGCATTTGCTCGGCAAACCGAACCCCCGTATCGGCCTTCTGAGCATCGGCGAAGAAGACAGCAAGGGCAATGAAGTCACGAAAGAGGCCTTCAAGCTCCTCAAAGGCAGTTCGATGAACTTTGTCGGGAATGTCGAGGGGCGCGATGTGTACAGCGGCATTGCCGATATCGTGGTCTGCGATGGATTTATCGGCAACGTCGCATTGAAGATTTCCGAAGGTGTGGCCGAAATGATCAAGCGACTGCTGTTGAAGGAAATCTCGGGTCACTTCCTCGGCCGCCTCGCGTACCCCTTGATCGCGGGGCCTCTCATGAATTTGAAGCGAAAAATCGACTATGCGGAATTCGGCGGGGCCCCGCTGCTGGGGGTCAATGGGATCACGATGATCTGTCATGGCCGGTCGTCGGCCAAGGCCATCAAAAACGCGATCCGGCGGGCAAAAGGCATGGCGGAGGGCGGCGTGCGAGAGCTGATTCAGCGAGATATTGAAGAAAGTCGTTCCCGTCCACCGGTGGACATAGAGACATGA
- a CDS encoding acyl carrier protein has protein sequence MATVEERVKKIIAEQLGVEEDEVTPEASFVEDLGADSLDTVELVMALEEEFSIEIPDEDAEKILTVGKALDYIKEKS, from the coding sequence ATGGCAACTGTTGAAGAACGAGTGAAGAAGATTATTGCTGAGCAGCTCGGTGTGGAAGAAGATGAGGTGACGCCGGAGGCCTCCTTCGTTGAAGACCTTGGGGCTGATTCGCTCGATACCGTCGAGCTGGTCATGGCGCTGGAGGAAGAATTTTCGATCGAAATCCCCGATGAGGATGCGGAGAAGATTCTGACCGTCGGGAAGGCATTGGACTACATCAAGGAAAAATCCTAA
- a CDS encoding beta-ketoacyl-[acyl-carrier-protein] synthase II — MPSGISDQTTRRVVVTGLGLVTPLGTGVEKTWKAICAGESGIGRITRFDPTGYDAQIAGEVKDFDPAQFIEKKEIKKMDTFIHYAVGAALLAVDDAGLKVMPEEATKVGVYIGSGIGGLGSIEHYHDVLKGKGPGRVSPFFIPMTIINLASGQVAIRIGAKGPNSCAVTACATGNHCIGDAYRLIQRGDADVMVAGGAEAAITPLGVAGFAAAKALSFRNDEPTKASRPFDKDRNGFVLGEGAGVVVIEELEHARRRGARMYGEIIGYGMNSDAYHITAPPEEGEGAVRCMELALNDAGITRDQIGYINAHGTSTMADAIETRAIKQVFGEQAYRIPVSSTKSMTGHLLGAAGGIEAVFSLLALFHGMLPPTINLDHPDSTCDLDYVPHRARPAAITTALSNSFGFGGVNACLIFKKLDA; from the coding sequence ATGCCGTCAGGAATTTCCGATCAAACAACACGGCGTGTTGTGGTCACCGGTCTTGGGCTCGTGACTCCGCTCGGGACTGGTGTGGAGAAAACCTGGAAAGCGATCTGCGCCGGTGAATCCGGGATCGGCCGGATCACGCGATTCGACCCCACGGGGTATGATGCTCAAATCGCGGGCGAGGTGAAGGATTTCGATCCCGCCCAGTTCATCGAAAAAAAAGAGATCAAGAAGATGGACACGTTCATCCACTACGCTGTGGGCGCCGCCCTCTTGGCGGTGGATGACGCAGGATTGAAAGTGATGCCGGAGGAAGCGACGAAGGTCGGCGTGTACATCGGTTCGGGGATCGGCGGACTCGGCTCGATCGAACACTACCATGATGTGCTCAAAGGCAAGGGGCCCGGCCGAGTCTCACCGTTTTTCATTCCCATGACCATCATCAATTTGGCATCCGGGCAAGTGGCGATTCGCATCGGAGCCAAGGGGCCCAATTCGTGTGCGGTGACGGCTTGCGCCACGGGCAATCACTGCATTGGAGATGCCTATCGTCTGATTCAGCGAGGCGATGCCGATGTGATGGTGGCTGGTGGTGCTGAAGCGGCGATCACGCCGTTGGGCGTGGCGGGATTCGCGGCGGCCAAAGCGTTATCGTTCCGAAACGACGAACCGACGAAGGCGAGCCGTCCGTTCGACAAGGACCGAAACGGATTTGTGCTGGGTGAAGGCGCGGGGGTCGTCGTGATTGAAGAACTGGAACATGCCCGTCGGCGAGGCGCCAGAATGTACGGCGAAATCATCGGGTATGGGATGAACAGCGATGCATACCACATCACGGCGCCGCCGGAAGAGGGGGAGGGAGCCGTCCGTTGCATGGAACTCGCCCTGAACGATGCGGGAATCACCCGAGATCAGATCGGGTATATCAATGCGCACGGGACGTCGACCATGGCCGATGCCATTGAGACTCGAGCAATCAAACAGGTGTTCGGAGAACAGGCGTATCGAATTCCCGTCAGCTCAACGAAATCCATGACGGGGCATCTTCTCGGCGCCGCAGGTGGGATCGAAGCCGTCTTCAGTCTTCTGGCACTGTTTCACGGTATGCTCCCTCCCACGATCAATCTGGATCATCCGGATTCGACTTGTGATCTGGACTATGTTCCCCATCGGGCCCGGCCCGCCGCCATTACAACGGCGTTGTCGAACTCCTTTGGATTCGGTGGAGTGAACGCCTGTTTGATCTTCAAGAAACTGGACGCATAA